The DNA sequence CGGTCCTGTATCGGGTTACGGGCTTGGCCAGGTCACACAAGATGAGCCGGGTACGGTATGCCCGGACGGCACACCTCCGCACCCACAAGGGTGACGGCGGGACCGACGGAGAGGGCTGGTAGGTAGCTATGGAAGAGCCGCGTCGCCTCGGCGGCCGGTACGAGCTGGGCCAGGTGCTCGGCCGTGGTGGCATGGCGGAGGTATACCTCGCGCATGACACCCGGCTCGGCCGCACCGTGGCGGTGAAGACGCTGCGCGCGGACCTGGCGCGCGATCCGTCTTTCCAGGCCCGGTTCCGCCGGGAGGCCCAGTCGGCCGCCTCGCTCAACCATCCCGCGATCGTGGCGGTCTACGACACGGGCGAGGACTACATCGACAACGTGTCGATCCCGTACATCGTCATGGAGTACGTCGACGGTTCCACGCTTCGTGAGTTGCTTCACAGCGGCCGCAAGCTGCTGCCGGAGCGCGCCATGGAGATGACCATCGGCATCCTCCAGGGCCTGGAGTACGCGCACCGCAACGGCATCGTCCACCGCGACATCAAGCCGGCGAACGTCATGCTGACGCGCAACGGCCAGGTCAAGGTGATGGACTTCGGCATCGCCCGCGCCATGGGCGACTCCGGCATGACGATGACGCAGACCGCGGCCGTGATCGGCACCGCCCAGTACCTCTCGCCGGAGCAGGCGAAGGGCGAGCAGGTGGACGCCCGCTCGGACCTGTACTCCACCGGCTGCCTGCTGTACGAGCTCCTCACGGTGCGGCCCCCCTTCGTAGGCGACTCCCCGGTCGCGGTCGCGTACCAGCACGTACGGGAAGAGCCGCAGGCGCCCTCGGTCTTCGACCCGGAGATCACGCCCGAGATGGACGCGATCGTCCTGAAGGCGCTGACGAAGGACCCGAACTACCGCTACCAGTCGGCCGACGAGATGCGCGCCGACATCGAGGCATGCCTCGACGGCCAGCCGGTCGCCGCCACGGCGGCCATGGGCTCGGTGGGCTACGGCGGCTACCCGGACGACCAGCCGACCACGGCCTTGCGCTCCGCCGACGGCGGCGCCACGACGATGCTGCCGCCCATGAACCCGGACGACGGCGGCTACGGCTACGACGACCGCCCGGACCGACGCCGCCAGCAGAAGAAGTCCAACACCTCGACGATCCTGCTGGTCGTCGCGGCTGTGCTGGTCCTCGTGGGCGCGGTCCTGATCGGCCGGTGGGTGTTCAGCGGCGACGGCGTCGGGAACAGCACGGTGGCCGTGCCCAACCTGGTCAACCAGTCCCAGAAGGACGCCGAGAGTTTGCTGACGAACAGCGACCTCAAGGTGGGCGAGGTCACGAAGAAGCCGTGCGAGACCCAGCCCGCGGGCAAGATCTGCGATCAGAACCCCGACCCCAAGACCACTGTCGACAAGAACTCCTCGGTCGATCTGGTGGTGTCGACGGGTGCGCCGAAGGTCACGGTGCCGAGCGTGATCGGGCTGGATCTGGACGAAGCGAAGACCAAGCTCGAAGGCGACGACTACCAGTTGGTGGTCAAGACGAAGTTCCGAGAGTCCTCGGATGAGGCAAACAATGTCCTCGATCAGGACCCGGTGAAGGGCGAGGAAGTCGAGAAGGGCTCGACGATCACCCTCACCGTCGCCAAGGAGGAGGAGAAGTCCACCGTCCCGGACGTCCTCGGCAAGACCTGTGACGAGGCCAAGGCGCAGATGACGGCCAACAACCTGGTCGGCACCTGCACCGAGGTGGAGACCCAGGACCCGAACCAGGTCGGCAAGGTCATCGCAACCTCGCCGGAGGCTGGCAGCGACGCCAACAAGAACTCCACCGTGACCATCCAGATCGGCAAGGCAGCCGAGCAGGAGCAGGTGGCCGTGCCGACCGTGACCCAGCTGTCCCTCAAGGACGCCAAGAAGGCGCTCCAGGACGCGGGTCTGGCCGTGGGCAACATCCAGGGTGCCCAGGACGACAACGCCATCGTCTTCACCCAAGACCCCCAGCCGAACACCCAGGTCGCCAAGGGCACAGCGGTCAACCTGGTCGCCGTGCCCGGCCAGGGCGGCAACAACGGCGGCGGCGACAACGGCGGGATCTTCGGCGGCGTGACGGGAACGTCGGCCCGCACGGAGGACTGACCCCCGGTATCAAAGGCTGAGCCCCGGTGCCCCGAACAGGGCACCGGGGCTCAGTCATATCCATCCCGGTCCGGCAACGAACAGCCGAAGGGGGCTGCCGCTAACGCAGCTCCTCCGGCACCGTCCGCTCCGCATCCACCTTCTCCACCCGCTCCAACTCCCCCCACACCACATACCGGTACCGGCTCGTGTACACCGGCGTGCACGTCGTCAGCGTGATGTAGTGCCCCGCCTTCGTCTTGCCCGATTCCTTCGGGATGGCGGAGAGGACCTTGACGTTGTACTTCGAGGTCTCGGGGAGGACGGCGTAGACCTTGTAGACGTACCAGTCACCCTTCGTCTCGAAGACGATCGGGTCGCCCTTCTTGATCTTGTGGATGTTGTGGAACTCCGCGCCATGGCCGTCGCGATGGGCGGCGACGGAGAAGTTGCCCTTCTTGCCCGAGGTCGGCAGCGTCGCCTTGACGGGGTCGGTGTAGTAGCCGGCGACGCCGTCGTTGAGGATCTTCGACGTCGTGCCCTTCTCGACCAGGATGTCGTCGCCGCTCATCGTCGGCACGTGCAGGAAGCCGATGCCGTTCTTGGAGTCGAACTCGGCGGGACGGCCGGAGTCCTCGTCCTCGTGGGCCCAGATGTCACGGACCTTGTCGGCCTGTTTGTCCGCCGCGCGGTCGGCGACGACGTTCGTCCACCACAGGGAGTAGGCGACGAACAGGCCCAGCACCAGGCCCGCCGTGATCAGGAGTTCGCCGAAGACGCTGACCGCCGTCGCGATCCGGCCCCTGCCGCGGCGGCGTGCCGGGGGGCGCGGTGCTGCGGGGGCGGCCGTCTGCTCTTCGGTGCCGTCGGTGGTCGCTGCCACTTTTTCATCTGCCTTTAACTGACGAGCGCATCCGGCTTGCCCTTGCTGCGCGGCCGTTCCTCGACCATCTTGCCCCAGACGATCATCCGGTACTTGCTGGTGAACTCCGGCGTACACGTGGTGAGTGTGATGTAGCGGCCCGGCCCGGTGAAGCCCGACCCCGGTGGAACCGGTTCCAGCACGCTCACGTTGCTCGGCGACGTCACCGGCAGGATCGACGCCATCTTGTAGACGTAGTACTTGTCCTGCGTCTCCACGACCATCTCGTCGCCCTGTGCGAGCCGGTTGATGTACCGGAACGGTTCACCATGGGTGTTGCGGTGCCCGGCGAGCGCGAAGTTGCCGGTCTTGGCATCCGGCATCGCCGTCTTCAGCTTGCCCTCGGCGTAGTGGCCGACCATGCCCCGGTCGAGCACCTTCTTGTTGCTGATGCCCTCGGCGATCGGGACGACGACGTCCAGCTTCGGGATGTGCAGGATGGCGAAGCCCTGCCCCGGCTGGAAGGTCCCCGGGTTGCGCTTGCCGCTCGCCCAGTCGTTCTGGAGGCTGCTGGCTTCCTTGTCCGCCTGGGCGTGCGCCCGGACGTTCGTCCACCACAGCTGGTAGCTCACGAACAGCAGCATCAGCACGCCGGTGGTGATGAACACCTCGCCGATCGCCCGGCTGGCGAGGACGCCCGGGCTGGGCTTGCGTGCCCTTGCCTGTCTGCGGGCCTCCAGGCGCGAGAGGGGGGCCTGAGAGGATTCCGAGCCCGTCTGGGCGGACTCCGACGCCGCGTGGGAGCCGCCGTGCCGCCCATGACGCCGCTTGGCGGCCTTTCTGCGGGCCGCACGGCCGCCTGTCGGGGTTCCTGTGGCGGAAGCTGCGGAAGAGGCGGCAGAAGCCGCTACGCGGCCGGCGAGGGGCGGCGGATCCGGTACCCGCAGGGCCACCGTCTCGTCGTCCGCGGGCGGTATGTACGGCTCTGCATACGGTTCTTCGTACGGCTGCCGGGCCGCAGCGGCCCCCTCGGCGCCGTACCCCTCGGTGCCGGGGTGCTGCGTGCCGTACCCGTCGGTGCCGTAGGTGTATCCGCCGCCGTAGCCGTCGGCGCCGTACGCCTCGGCGCCCGGCCCGTGCGCCTGACCCTGAGTGACGTGGTCCTCCCCGCCGTACCGCTCCCCGAGCGCACCCGACGCCCCGTACGGCTGCTGCCCGTACGAGGTGCCCTGGTCGCCGACACCGCCGTAGGAGTCCGTGAAGGACTCCCCGTACGAGGCGCCGGACTCGCGCTCGGGGCGCAGCGCGGTCACGCCGTGGCCCTGCCCACCACCGGGGCGAGCCCCGTCGACCTCGCCACCGCGCCCTGGTCGCCGCACTCCACCAGCCAGTTGGCCAGCATCCGGTGCCCGTGCTCGGTCAGCACGGACTCGGGGTGGAACTGCACGCCCTCGACCGGAAGTTCACGATGACGCAGGCCCATGATGATGCCGTCGTGCGTGCGCGCGGTGACCTCGAGGTCGGCCGGCACCGTCTCGGGCTCGGCGGCCAGCGAGTGGTAGCGGGTCGCGGTGAAGGGCGTCGGCAGGCCCGCGAAGACGCCCTGGCCCTCGTGCTCGACCAGCGAGGTCTTGCCGTGCAGCAGCTCGGGCGCTCGGTCGACGACACCGCCGTACGCCACCTGCATCGACTGCATGCCGAGACAGACGCCGAAGACGGGCACCCCGGTCGAGGCGCAGTGGCGCACCATCTCGATGCAGACCCCGGCCTCCTCGGGAGTGCCCGGGCCCGGCGACAGCAGGACACCGTCGAAGCCGTCCTGCGCGTGTGCCGTCGACACCTCGTCGTTACGCAGGACCTCGCACTCGGCGCCCAGCTGGTAGAGGTACTGGACCAGGTTGAAGACGAAGCTGTCGTAGTTGTCCACGACGAGAATGCGCGCGCTCACTGGTTGTCCACCGTCACATCGTTGAAGGGCAGGAGCGGTTCGGCCCACGGGAAGACGTAGTTGAACAGGACGTAGACCACGGCCACGACCAGAGCGAGCGAGAGCAGCGCCCTCACCCACGCGTTCCCCGGCAGATGCCGCCAGATCCAGCCGTACATGCCGTCCCTTCCGTCGCACCACGGCACCAGACTCACGCCGTACAGCCACCAGACTAACGGCGCAACGCCTCCGGTTTCCCGGCCTCCACAGGCTGGGTGGAGTCGAGATGGGCCCACACGATCAGCCGGTGACTGTGACCCCACTCGGGATCGCACGTGGTCAGGGTCAGATACCGGCCTTCACGCGTGTACCCCGACTTACGGGGCACAGGGTCAATCACCTCAATGTCGGTGGGCACGGTTTTGTAAGGGCCTTTGTCGATCCGGTACGTGAACCAGGTCGTACCGTCCGTCAGCACCACCGCATCGCCGGCCCGCAGCCTCGGGAAGTCCTTGAAGGGGTCGCCGTACGTGCGCCGATGGCCGGCGACCGAGAAGTTGCCCTTCTGACCGAGCTGGGCGGTGCGCGCGTAGTGGCCGAGGCCCTTCTTGAGGGTCTTGGTGGCGGTGCCTTCGAGTACCGGCTTGTTCCACGTGAAACCAAGGCGCGGGATGTACATGATCGCGAAGGGCTTGTCCGCGGTGTACGGGGCGGGCTTCGGCGGACTCGTGGTCGCGCCCGGAGTCGTATCGGCGCCCGGACCTGCCGGACCGCCGGGGGCCGCGGCCGTCGGGCGTACCGCCCCTTGCGCCCACTGGTCCTGTAACTGACTGATCTGGTCGTCCATGACGTTGTCGGCCTTCACGCCGGTCCAGAACAGTACATAGATGACGAAGAGGACGATCACGGTGCCGACTGTGATGCACAGTTCGCTGACGGTCCTGACGACGACACGCACCGGCAGCTCCAGAGAGGGGCTCACTCACTCCACGGGCTTGGCGTACTGCAGATCCACTGTGCCCGAGTAACCCGGCAGAGTCACCGTCCCGTCCTCGGTGACTTTCCAGCCGAGGCCGTAGACATTGACGTACACCATGTAGTTCTGGATCGCCGTCGAGGCCGCGAGCGCCTGCTGCATCTTCTCCGGATCACCGACCGCCGTGATCTTGTACGGCGGTGAGTAGACCCGGCCCTGGAGGATCAGGGTGTTGCCGACGCAGCGGACCGCGCTGGTGGAGATCAGCCGCTGGTCCATGACCTTGATGCCCTTGGCGCCGCTCTGCCACAGCGCGTTCACCACGGCCTGGAGGTCCTGCTGGTGAATGACCAGGTAGTCGGGCTGCGGCTCGGGATAACCGGGGAGCTTGGCAGTGGCGTCCGGCGGGGCGTCGTTGAGCGTGACCGAGATCGCCTCGCCCGTCAGCTTCTGCGTGCCCGCGTTCTGCTCCAACGCGGCCAGCTTGTCGTCCTCGGCCTTGGTGCTGCCGTCGTCGCGCTCGGCCAGGCCTTCCACATCGTCCTGCAGAGCCGCGTTGGACTCGCCCAGCTCGCCGTTCTTGTGGCTGCGCTCGTGGATCAGGTCCGAGAGCTTCAGCAGCGAGGCGTCCGTGCGGATATTGGTGCCCTTGGCCGTGTCGAAGCTGGTGAAGAAAATGAGCCCGGCGAGAGCGAAAACGGCCGCGGTCAGCACCCGCACCGGCCGGAATCGGCCGCGTACAGGGCTGGATCCAGCCCCGGGGGAGTCGGCAGAATTGCTCAACGTACCCTTATCTCCTTCGGCGCCGCGGAAGCACTACGCTAACGGACGCCCGGGGGAGCAATCAGAGTCCCCTTGTACGCTGCCCCGAGCCAGCCACAGTTCCCTGCGCGGCCACGCAGCGCATCGACAGGAGAGACCCTCGTGCCGAAGTCACGTATCCGCAAGAAGGCCGACTACACGCCGCCGCCGTCGAAGCAGACGACCGCGATCAAGCTGAACAGCCGCGCCTGGGTCGCGCCCGTGATGCTGGCCATGTTCCTCATCGGCCTCGCCTGGATCGTCGTCTTCTATGTGACCGACGGTTCGCTGCCCCTCGATGCGCTGGGCAACTGGAACATCGTCGTGGGCTTCGGCTTCATCGCCGCCGGCTTCGGTGTCTCCACTCAGTGGAAGTAGCGGTCGAGGCGGCAGCCTCGGCGGCAGCCCCAGCGGCGGACGACGAGACAGTCGACGTGGCAGTCGACATGGCGGCCACTTCACGGTGAACAGAGTTCTGCCCAGGACTATCCGCTGAGTTATCCACAGCCTTGCAGCAATTTCCACAAGCTGACTGGGGAAAAGACGACGATCTGTGGATAACCCATCGGGGGTTGACGCCGGTATGACAGCCACACCGGTCACCTGAAGAGCTCTCGAACGCACGTACGCCCCCTGTCTGACCTGCGGAAACGTAGGGCTTGGACAGGGGGCGAAGCTGTTCCCACACCGTGCGCACAAGATCCACCACACGCTGTGGACAACAGCGCCGCTCACGTGGATAACGCCGTGGCTCAGGTGAGCTGGAGCGTTCTCAGCACGGTCATCAGCACCACCGCGGCCAGGACCAGCGCACATGTGCCGTACTGCACCAGCGCCCGGCGCTCGCGTGGGGCGTGGACCATGGCGTAGCCGATGACGACGCCGGCGACGAGGCCGCCGATGTGGGCCTGCCAGGCGATGTTGCTCCACCCGAAGGTGAAGATCAGGTTGATCACCAGCAGGGCGATGATCGGCCGCATGTCGTACTGGAGTCGCCGCATCAGGATGGCGGTGGCGCCGAAGAGGCCGAAGATGGCGCCGGACGCACCGAGCGAGGCCGTGGTCGGGCCGGCCAACAGGTAGGTGAGGGCGCTGCCCGCGAGGCCCGAGCAGAAGTAGAGCGCGATGTAGCGGGCACGGCCGAGGGCGGCTTCCAGGGGGCCGCCCAGCCACCACAGGCTCAGCATGTTGAAGGCGAAGTGCCAGATGGCCTCATGCGCGAACATCGAGGTCACCAGGCGGTACCACTGGCCTTCGGCGACGCCCTCGGTGGGGTTGAAGGGGGCGGGGGGCCAGGCGCCGATGAGGACGAGGTCGTTCAGGAGCGCGGTGCTGGTCTGTACAGCGATGAAGACGGCGAGGTTGATCCCGATGAGGATCTTGGTGAGCAGGCGCGGGTCGGCCGCGATGGTGCCGCCTGCGATGGTGCGGGGGCGGGCGGCGTCAGGGGCGTGTCCGGTGCCGGAGCCGCCGCGGACGCAGTCGGGGCACTGGAAGCCGACGGAGGCGCTGACCATGCATTCCGGGCAGATGGGGCGCTCGCAGCGGGTGCAGCGGATGCCGGTCTCGCGGTCCGGGTGGCGGTAGCAGACGGGCAGGCTCTGCGCGTCCTGCGGGCTGCCTGCCGGCTGGTCCATGAGGGTCCCCTAGGTCGTCGTACGCGATGCACGTCCTCATACATCGCCCCGCTCATCCTTACGGACGAGCGGGGCGATTGGTTCCCTGCGGGAGGTGTCGGACCCGGCCTCAGCGGGTCTCGACGACGACCGACTCGATGACGACGTCGTTGAGCGGGCGGTCGGTGCGGGGGTTGGTCTGGACGCTCGCGATGGCGTCGACGACCTTCTGGCTGGCCGGGTCGACGACCTCGCCGAAGATGGTGTGCTTGCGGTTCAGCCAGGTCGTCGGGGAGACCGTGACGAAGAACTGCGAGCCGTTGGTGCCCGGTCCGGCGTTGGCCATCGCCAGCAGGTACGGCCTGTCGAAGGAGAGGTCCGGGTGGAACTCGTCCTGGAACTGGTAGCCGGGGCCACCGGTGCCATTGCCCAGGGGGTCACCGCCCTGGATCATGAAGCCGCTGATGACCCGGTGGAAGACCGTGCCGTCGTAGAGCTTGGCCGCGGACTTCTCACCAGTGGTGGGGTTCGTCCACTCCCGCTCGCCCTTGGCGAGTTCGACGAAGTTCTTGACCGTGATCGGCGCGTGATTCGGGAGGAGCCGGACCTCGATGTCGCCTTGGTTGGTCTTCAGGGTGGCGTAGAGCTGCTCGGCCACGATCTGCCTTCCGTTGTCTTCCTGTGACCCCACGATCCTCGCACGTACGGCGACATCCGTCCCCCAGCGCTCGTTCACCGGTACGCAACCGGGCGGATTGCTTGCAGAAAACCCGACGAGTCGGTCCGTGGCGGGGGCGCGACGCGGAGAACCGTGGCATTGTCGACGACAAGCCACCGTTGCCCCGCATTGGTCCGTTATCGCACTTGATCAAGCTTATGGGCACCCATATGCCCGCCCTCACATGCCGGGCAGCGTTCTGACAGGCATGATCCGTAAAAGTGTGGAAAGTCGAATTACCGTACGCCACCGTGGAGGAGGAACCCGTGACCCGCATCGACAGCGTGCGCGCCGCGACCGGCTCGGCGAAGGACAGCGTGCTGCACGCCGCGGAAGTGGTGGCGCCCTACGCCGACACCGCCAAGGACAGGGCCACGCACTACGCGCACGAGGCACGCGTACGGCTCGCGCCGAAGGTGACGCAGGCCACCGAGCAGGCCCGCGCCCAGGCCCGGCTTCAGTACGGCGTGTATGTCGCGCCGCGCTTGGAGCAGGCCCTTGCCCATGTGCCGCCGGGCGTCGACAACGCCGCGCATGAAGCCGCCGTCCGTACCCGTAAGGCTGCCCGTCAGGCCGCCGACTACTCCCGGCCGAGGCTTGAGCAGGCAGTGGCCGCGGCCGGGCCCGTCAGGGACGAGGCCACCGCGCGCGGCTTGGCCGCCGTTGCCGCGCTGCGCGGCCAGGTCTCGCCGAAGGAGATCGAGAAGCTCGTCCGCAGGCATGAGCGGCGCGCCAGGGCCGGCCGTGCCATGAAGGTGCTGGCGGTGCTCGGCGCCCTCGCTGGCGGAGCTTTCGCCGCGTGGAAGTGGTGGGACAAGCAGGCCAACCCGGACTGGCTGGTCGAGCCTCCCGCCGCGACCGAGGTCCCCGAGTCGAACCGTCTCACTTCGGTGGACGGCAGTGGTGCCCTCGATCCCGAGGTCGAGGCGAAGGAAGCCGAGGAGGAGGCCGCCCGCCGCGACGACGGCCGGTAGGGCGAGGGTCGGTGAGACGAGGACCGGTGAGGTGAAGGCCGGCTACGGCCGGGATATTGAACTGCGCTGTGGGGCGGGAGACTTGAGGGCCTCCAGCCCAACGGCGATGTTTCACGTGAAACGCCGGTCACGTCCGCCGGCGCGACGGTAGGGGGGCGAGCCTGCGGCCACGCCGCACGGTGTCCTGCGCCACCGGTTCCGGTGTGGCCAGGGCGCGTATTCGGTCGGCGAAGTCGGGGTCCGGCAACGGAAGGTCCAGGTCGTCGTCGACGTAGGCAACGGCGGCGGGGATGTAGTGCAGGACGGCGTTGACGGGGTCGGGGACGGGTGAGCAGTCGGGTTTGAGCGCGCGCAGGACGCGGAGGGTAGTGCTGATCTCGTCCTGGGGTTCCGGACCGGATTCCTCGATGCGGATGGCGGCATCCACCCCGACGGTGGCCTCGCCGTGCGGGTCGTCCATCTCAGGCCGGACGCTGCGGGCGTACCGCGCGTGCTGCGTCTGCCACCAGTCGGCGACGCCGGGTTCGCCCAGGGCGCGGTGGTGCAGATAGAGGCAGTAGCTGGCAGCGGAGTCACCGGCGCCCGCGGCGTACTGCCACCAGAAGCGTGCCGACTCCTCCCGCGCACAGAGCTGAAGCATGCAGCCGAGGACACGGGCTCCCGGAGGTTGGGGAAGCGCTCGGGCGAGGAACTCCTCAAGATCAGCGAGAGCGTCGGTGTGGGTGATGACCGTCTCGCAGAGGGTCTGAAGATCGTCGGCGGCGGAGCGCTCGTCGGCCGGTGGAGCCTGGCCTTGCGCGATCGGCGGGACCTGGCCGGCGGTGCCGTCTGCCGGGCTCGGGTCGATTGGGTTCAGGAAGGAGGCGGCACGCGCGGACAGGCGTACGGCAGCCGCCTCTATGGCTGCCTGGCCGTAGGGCGGCCGGAGAAGGCGGGCCCGGCCGAGCAGCTCGTCAAGGGGCGATGTCATCGGCATTCCCTCCGTCAACCTGCCCTCCGTCGGCCTGCCCTTCGCCGGCCTGTCCTTCTTGGGCCTGCCCTTCCGCGCCCGTACAGGGCTCGGCATCCGTACGGGATTCCGCGAGGCTCTTCTTCACGCCATACGCGTGCTGGAGGCGCCGTTTGGCGTGGCGGACCGTGGAGCGAACGCCGGCCGGGGTGATACCGAGAGCGGCGGCTATCTCGACCGCGCTGTAGCCGAGCCCGAAGTGCAGGAGAACCACGTCCATCTGACGCGGCGGCAGCTGGCCGATCTCCGCGTAGAGGTTGAGGCTTTCCTCGAGTTGGCTGATGGGGTCCACGGCCCGGTTCAACGCCACGGTCTCGAAGGCCTCGCCGATGAGGGCCGGGCGGCGGTCGCGGGTGCGGGAGTGGTCGATGGTGCTGTTCTTGAGCACGCGCCAGGCGTACGCGGCGGGGTTCTCCTTGGAGAGCACGGTGCTCCACGCCTTCAACAGCTGCTCGAAAGCGGCGTCGACCGCTTCCTCGGCGTCGTGCCAGTTACCCAGCCTGGACTTGGCCCAATTGACATACAGCGGCCGGTACATCTGGTGGAAGGCCTCGAAGTCCAGCGGCAGTTTCTTCATGCGCGGGGCGCGAGGGGCTTGGCTCGGCAGGTCCTGATTCACGACGCCTGCCCCTCGTGGTGTGAGTCCTTGGCGCCCTCGGGGAGGTCGCGCCTCATCTCGCTGATGCCCGCCCGTACTCCGGCCGCGGCCAGCCGACGCAACAGAACGACCGCGTCACGGCCGAACACCCGTAGGGCGAGCGCCGCCAGGATCACCTCACCGGCAATGTCCATCGTCACTGTGCTGTTGTGCCTTCCTGATGCAAGGCGAGGCCGCTCAGCACCCCCGGTGGGCCTCGGGACGGCGCGTGTTTACGCCCTCCGCCCACGATGACGTTTGCAACGGCCCGTGTGTGCAAGTCCCGCACAGATTTTCTTAACGGAGCGCAGCCCTCTGATTACGCCATCACGTTCACGCCAGCTCACACGCGGCCTCCCCGCCCGAGCCCGCCACCCTGGCGCCACGTCCGCCACCTGCGCACCGACCTCGCGGGATCCACTGATCCGACACATTTGCGCAAACGTCTGCAACGACCTCAGAGCCCGCCACGTGACACACGTCACTCAGGGCTTCGCGCCCGTAGGAGGTCGCAGGGCATACAAAAACCGGCCAGAGGCGACGAGGCATCTGACCGGTCCGGAGTGTGGAGCCTAGGGGAGTCGAACCCCTGACATCTGCCATGCAAAGACAGCGCTCTACCAACTGAGCTAAGGCCCCGGAAGGGGAGCAACCAACCGGAAGAACCACGTACCGGCGGGCGCCGCAGACCAGAGTACCGGGTCGCCCCCCGTATCTCGCAAAAAGATTGGGGGTCCCGATGAACGACCACTCTCCGTAAGATGCTCGGCGTGGTTCGCGACAGCGAACCGCGGTTTTGGGGAAGCGATGGGGAGACGCAATGGACGCCGCACAGCAGGAAGCCACCGCAAGAGCGCGGGATCTGCAGCGGAACTGGTACGGGGAGCCGCTGGGGACGCTCTTCCGTAAGCTCATCGACGATCTTGGTCTCAACCAGGCTCGTCTTGCGGGGGTACTGGGACTGTCCGCACCGATGCTGTCGCAGCTGATGAGCGGCCAGCGGGCGAAGATCGGCAATCCCGCAGTGGTCCAGCGGGTGCAGCTGCTGCAGGACCTGGCGGGGCAGGTCGCGGACGGCAGCGTGAGCGCGGCGGAGGCCACCGAGCGCATGGAAGAGATCAAGAAGTCGCAGGGGGGTTCGGTGCTGAGCAACACGACG is a window from the Streptomyces sp. NBC_00299 genome containing:
- a CDS encoding RNA polymerase sigma factor; its protein translation is MNQDLPSQAPRAPRMKKLPLDFEAFHQMYRPLYVNWAKSRLGNWHDAEEAVDAAFEQLLKAWSTVLSKENPAAYAWRVLKNSTIDHSRTRDRRPALIGEAFETVALNRAVDPISQLEESLNLYAEIGQLPPRQMDVVLLHFGLGYSAVEIAAALGITPAGVRSTVRHAKRRLQHAYGVKKSLAESRTDAEPCTGAEGQAQEGQAGEGQADGGQVDGGNADDIAP
- a CDS encoding DNA-binding protein, whose amino-acid sequence is MDAAQQEATARARDLQRNWYGEPLGTLFRKLIDDLGLNQARLAGVLGLSAPMLSQLMSGQRAKIGNPAVVQRVQLLQDLAGQVADGSVSAAEATERMEEIKKSQGGSVLSNTTQTTSSSGAPTVKRVVREIQSLLRSVAAAGDIIDAADTLAPTHPELAEFLRVYGAGRTSDAVTHYQSHQN
- a CDS encoding DUF5324 family protein translates to MTRIDSVRAATGSAKDSVLHAAEVVAPYADTAKDRATHYAHEARVRLAPKVTQATEQARAQARLQYGVYVAPRLEQALAHVPPGVDNAAHEAAVRTRKAARQAADYSRPRLEQAVAAAGPVRDEATARGLAAVAALRGQVSPKEIEKLVRRHERRARAGRAMKVLAVLGALAGGAFAAWKWWDKQANPDWLVEPPAATEVPESNRLTSVDGSGALDPEVEAKEAEEEAARRDDGR